The DNA window GCCACGACATCGAGGTTGAGGGCGAGTTCGGGCGGCTGCACATCCACATCGAGAACATCCCAACGGAGAACCCCCGGACGGGGCGGCTGACGGTGATGAGCATCATCCGGACGCTGCAGAATTTGGCGAGCCCGTTGCAGATTGGGACGTAGGGCAGGAATTTCTCAACACTATGGGTGCCCAGCCTCGTTAAGAACAGTCTCAACGGCAGTAACTGCGTCGATTAAAGGTTCGTGCTCCCATATTCGCAATACTCTCCAGCCTGCTTGTTCTAGGGCGTTGGCATCTGTACTGTCCCGTTCAACGTTGGCGCGAATCTTGCACTCCCAGTATTGAGCGTTTGCGCGTGGGCGCTGACTGTGCTCAGAACAGCCGTGCCAAAAGCACCCGTCGATGAAAATCGCGACGCGCCGACGAGGGAATACGATGTCTGGGCGGACTTTGCGTTCACCAGTGTCCAAGCGTAGGTCAACCCTGAATCTCCAACCAGCTTGATGAAGAGCAGAGCGCAAGCGGCGCTCAGGAAGTGTGTCTCGCCGCTTGTTTGCCCGCATGGTCGCACGCGCCGCCAAGCTAGACGCGACTGGATAACCTGTATTCAGCATCTCCCTTTCAAAGGATAGATCAGGGAAACTCTTAGCCACGGAGTCGGCAATTGCAAGCGCCAATAGAGGAGGCACGGCATTGCCAATCTGCTCAAATCTGCTGCGTTCTGAACCGGAAAAATGATACCAGTCTGGAAAAGACTGCAATCGGGCTGCTTCCTTCGTTGTCAGCGTCCTGCGGCGACCATCGGGGAGGCGGAGGCGCATCATATCTCCAGTTTCACCGCTTAGGTTTCGTACAGTTAGTGTGCGAGCCGGTCGATCCAGATGTAAATCACGAGGTACACGACAGCCCGAGGCATGCTCATACCGTTCAACATAGGCGTTCATGCTATCAGACAGGAATTTCGCACGACGTGACTCACGCCAAAATGTCCCCGGAATGGCTTGGCGCACATTTACAGTTTCTGGATTTGGTTGTGGCAGGGGAATGAGCGAAGGCCCCAAGGTTCCAAAGACAAACAACCTCCGTCGATTCTGTGGGACTCCATAATGTGCGGCATTCAAGACGACTTCTTCCACATTGTAGCCAAGCTTATAGAGTTCAGCCTCTAGCTGGTCAAGATGATCTCGCTTACTTGACCTTGCCAGTTCAGGAACGTTTTCGATTACCACCACGGAGGGATGTAACTTTTCAATTGCCGCTGATGTGATTGATAGCCCTTCCCTCTCATCAAGTTTGCCCATGCGTTTTCCGGCACGGCTC is part of the Chloroflexota bacterium genome and encodes:
- the vsr gene encoding DNA mismatch endonuclease Vsr, which gives rise to MTTVKFRPSSWTNDLNASLRRRDSIGLKVLDLFCGAGGLSLGFWARGFEVEGIDYNRDAATTFSQNLGKATCANINETLEFPEADILVAGPPCQPWSRAGKRMGKLDEREGLSITSAAIEKLHPSVVVIENVPELARSSKRDHLDQLEAELYKLGYNVEEVVLNAAHYGVPQNRRRLFVFGTLGPSLIPLPQPNPETVNVRQAIPGTFWRESRRAKFLSDSMNAYVERYEHASGCRVPRDLHLDRPARTLTVRNLSGETGDMMRLRLPDGRRRTLTTKEAARLQSFPDWYHFSGSERSRFEQIGNAVPPLLALAIADSVAKSFPDLSFEREMLNTGYPVASSLAARATMRANKRRDTLPERRLRSALHQAGWRFRVDLRLDTGERKVRPDIVFPRRRVAIFIDGCFWHGCSEHSQRPRANAQYWECKIRANVERDSTDANALEQAGWRVLRIWEHEPLIDAVTAVETVLNEAGHP